tacgtcagactactctgggacttccaaattcacaCTGAGAGGGTTTTgagaacaatactcctgaccttacgatcgtgttaaaaaacaaagtatggatcatggatgttgcaatcccaggtgacaacaggattgaagagaaacaactggaaaagctgacacgatacgaggatttaaagatcaaactggaaagactctggcacagcCAGTAAAGgagatcccagtggtgatcggcacactgggtgcagtacctaaagaccttggcttgcacttaaacacaattggcgctgacaaaattaccatctgccagctgtaaaaggctaccctactgggatctgcatgcattattttccgatacatcacatagtcctagacacctgggaagtgtctgatgtgtgatccattacAACAACCAGCAAAgggaccttgtttgctgtgtactaatcttgtttttcaaataataactttgtttttgtatcccacctccatctccctgaagtcactcggggcagcttacatggggacaagcctgaattcaacatagttaaaatataacacaacagATTTCATGAAAACCATttcagcaatattaaaacaaccacACAAATACAATATATAACAAACACCTAACAACTGTCAGTGGTCTTAGTGCAAAgttcttggaaatgggacccaagtttaCACAAGAAATTTGCACACACCTGATAGAGAATACCTGAAAGCAATTTTATTCccaatatttttatttagtttCTGTGTGAAACAGTTTCATACAGTAAGCCTCCAGAAAGGAAAGATGGCACTCTCAGTCACTCAACCTGTATCAAGGGCTTAGATTTATTTTTCAAAGCTGAGCTGTAGTTACTCTGAGATATTTTCCTACTTGCATTCACTTTCTGATGAACTGAGTTATTCCCTCCATATAAAGAGGTGAGAATTTTGTGCCTGCATGTGGTCCCCGTACAAATCCTGGGCTCCCCTGGATCCTAATCCTTCATCCCTGCCAAAAATACACCAAGTTCATTGAAAATATACCAGGTTCATTGGAAATACACCAGGTTCATTGGCAAGGGAGTGTGGCTTTGCCCCCAAGTGCTTTACTGGTGCTGACCTTTGAAAACGGTGTGGAACTGAAGTGATTATGTTCTGTTCCACAAAACGGTGGCAGTGCAGCCCATGAAGGGATGGGGAAATGGGGATCACAGTCCACATTGGCCCATCCCCGCCAAAGAGAGAGATCGATTCATGGATCagtttaggaatctctagggccCCCTGTTGTGACTCTTAATCACTTCCCTCCAAAAGTTGACTGCAGAATCTCTCTAGTGGCAGTATCCCACTTGAACTGAAAGTGAAGGCAAACAGGATGCATCCCACCTGACATCCTGTGTCTTCTCCTTCCTGCTGAAGTCTGGGTCTTGGACTTGAGTGAGACCctagacctctctggctgagcagtttaacagCGCCTTGCTAAActccaagtcccagaattctgcaagaggcagaaactggatacacacactagtgtgatgaggtcctttgtggACCTTCCCCAGAACCTCTCCACCCAGTTTTTCCAGTCCCAGTGCCCTGgccccatgccccccccccgtGCCCCTCTTTGGAGATGCCAGCTTGTGCCCATCTGCCCATGCCTCCGCTCCTTCTTGGATCCCCCTGCTTCCTCTCTcacctgcctccctctctctgcAGCAAACCAGGGTCCATTTACACTACAATGTAGGATTAATGCTGTTTGCCGCACTTTCGCTGCTATGGTGCAATACTAccgaatcccaggagttgtagtttcccaaggtcttttacTTTCTCTTCAATAGTgctcatgcctcaccaaactacagctcttgtgacTCCATAGCACTTAGTTGTACCAGTTAACATGCTACAGTGTTGATGGGGCCATGAGAAAGCCTTCTCCATCCAGTCACAACACTCTGCCAGGTACCAATGGGGcattgattctcaacctgtgggtccccagatgttttagggaCCCtgtcagctggtaaactggttaggatttctgggtgttgtggtcaaaacacctggggacccacaggctgagaaccactactaTGAGGGGATAGGGTGCTTAAAATAGGATGGACTTAAGCTGCATAGGGCAGAGAAAGAGGAAGCATCCTATATTCTCAAAGGCAGAGGCATTTGAGGTTGCAGCACCAGAGGTTGGGCAGAGGCGGAGTCATCAGCTGCTTTCCAGGAAGAGAAAGTCCTAtggggcagtagttctcaacctgttggtccccaaatgttttggccttcaactcccagaactgctAACAGTttgtaaagtggctgggatttctgggtgttgtgggccaaaacacccagaaatggGGACTCTaaggatgagaaccactactATGAAGAATGGGGTCTTTCAGGTAGGCTGGACTTAAGCtgcatagggctttatagattatACGCACCCCTTTGTGCCTGGAAATAAATCAAGAACCAGGgaggttctttttcttttttaggaaGGGAGTTATATGCTTAGAGAACAACTTGCAAAGTGCCCAGGaaggcagagaaagaggaagCATCCTATAGTCAGTTTCTCAAAGGCAGAGAGCATTTGGAGAGCTCAGAGGTTGCAGCGCCAGAGGTTGGGCAGAGGCGGAGTCCTCAGCTGCTTTCCAGGAAGAGAAAGTCTGAGAAACGAAAGTAATAAGGCTATTAGCTTTATCTGGTCTTCACAGTTGAACAGCTTCAGCAGCCATGGCCTCTGGAGACCCTATGAAGGAGCTCTCTGAGGAACTGGCCTGTCCCATCTGCTTGGAGTATTTCAAGGAGCCTGTGACCATCTCTTGTGGGCACAATTTTTGCCAATCCTGTCTGGATCAATGCTGGGAGGAGAAAGACGCCTCCTGCCCACAGTGCAGGGAGAAAGTGCAAGAAGAGGACACCAAACCAAATAGGCCGCTGGCGAACCTGGTGGAGATAGCCAAGAAATTGGGGCTCCAGAaggcagaagagaaggggagaatcTGCCAGAGGCACCAGGAGCCCCTGAAGCTCTTTTGCGAGGACCACAAAGCCCTCATGTGTGTGGTGTGCGACAGATCGAAGGAACACCAAAACCACAAGGTGATTCCTCTAGATGAGGCATCGAAAGAGTACAAGGTAAGAGGAGATAAAGTCCCATTCCACAATACGGAGGGGTGCCTGGCAATTCAGTATCCTGTGGCCTGGGGTTTTCAGAAAGTtaaggtgcatctgcattgtaaaaTTCATGTAGTCCAACACACCTTTAACTGGcttgactcaatactatggaaccaagggagttgtagttttataaggtcttctttgccttctttgacaaagagtgctgctgcctcaccaaaccacaactctcagaattccatagtgtagatgcaccctaagacatGAAGCAATGGATCAGACAACAGAAAgatcatgaggaagaacgtccagatggaaagagctcttctctggtGGAATTCTCTGTAATGtgttggagtttccttctctaaacagaggctggatggccatctgtcaggggatgtttggattgtgtgatcctgagtggcagaatgaggttggataaTGGGTTTTATTGCACAAATCCATTCCAAATGTCACTGACAGTATCTACATACTGAGCTGAGCACTTTATTATCACTCTTCTCTTCATTTGCTTGTTTCTACCAATTCAGCAATGCTGGGACAGAAGTGGAAGCAGCATTAAGAAAAGGAGAGAGGTCAGGATCATTCAAACCTCCTGTAAAATCCAGCAAATGTGGCATGTTTGATGGCATGATCTTTGAAACTATTGTAAACTGTGGACGACAGAAGTGACCAAGGACTTTGTTTTTCTCTTCAGGATCAGATTAGGAATTTGCTGGAGtctctggagaaggaaagagagaaaattcTGGCCTACAAAGCAAATACAGAAAAGGAAATTGACTATGTTCTTGTAAGTGGAAATGTCTACCATTACAAAATACCTGACAGTGTACAGAAAATATTGACCCGAGGCCTTTGAAGGAATTCACAGAGCTCTTTCACTACTGGATATGATGTTTTCTATGTgaagggacataataataattattattagtagtagtagtagtagtattattatttaattatttatttataccccgccaccatctcgccaaggggactcggggcagtttacatgaggccaagcccatcaatacaatacatcaatatacaacagaatacagcaataaaatataaagaaaaatacaatacaagTCTTTTTTTCAAGGAAAAGTGGAGAACTCCAAAAAAACATTTATTCTGCCTCTCACTCCTGTATCTCCTTTCCTTTATTGCAGAAGATAACCCAAATTCAGAAGGAGAAGGCTGTGGCTGCCTTCAGACACATGTGTCAATTTCTTGAAAAACAAGAGAGGAATCTGCTTGCAAAAatggaagaggtggagaaggagattTGGGCAAAAAGGGAGGAACATCTGGTCAGGATCTCCAAAGAACTCTCCTCTCTCTCAAGTCTCATGCAAGAGATGGAGGAGAAGCACCAGCAGCCGGCAAGTGAACTCCTCCAGGTAAGGCCCATTTTGTCCCCAGGGATGGCTCAGACAGTGACACCTTTGACTTcgaatggttcagtgtacacagattttgttttatgcacacaatattaaaaatattgtataagatTACCTAAATGAAACAAAATTACAAATACAAGACATAAATGAATTTAGTTTTTAAACTTGAGTCCCATCTCAAAGACATCTcactattccaaaatctgaaaaaatccaaaacactgctGGTCTCCAacttttcagataaggaatacccAACCTGTAAGGTGATGTGATGGCTCCTTGGGCACTGTGCCCAAACCTTTAACACttctttagaataatagaatgttAGAGGGGAAatgaccacaagggtcatccagcccagccctattctgccatgcaggaatacacagctGCAGCACTCCTGAAAGTTGCCTctttttaaagacttccaaagaagaacacaagttgaacatgagtcaacaaagTGATACAGAAgcaaaattttatatatatatgatcctaggctacatcaataggagtatagtgtctcaaAGGGACATAAAAGtccttg
This genomic interval from Anolis sagrei isolate rAnoSag1 chromosome 2, rAnoSag1.mat, whole genome shotgun sequence contains the following:
- the LOC132765916 gene encoding zinc finger protein RFP-like, coding for MASGDPMKELSEELACPICLEYFKEPVTISCGHNFCQSCLDQCWEEKDASCPQCREKVQEEDTKPNRPLANLVEIAKKLGLQKAEEKGRICQRHQEPLKLFCEDHKALMCVVCDRSKEHQNHKVIPLDEASKEYKDQIRNLLESLEKEREKILAYKANTEKEIDYVLKITQIQKEKAVAAFRHMCQFLEKQERNLLAKMEEVEKEIWAKREEHLVRISKELSSLSSLMQEMEEKHQQPASELLQDIRSFLQGYQKREKFETPVVFPPALKWKFWDLRDINLFLEGVMKQCRDSLESGIQQQKAHVTLDPDTAHPQLILSEDCRRVTFGKKKQNLPDNPERFSDDPYVLGQEGFTGGRHFWEVLVGSEEGWTVGVARKSVERKDLDHSGPEAGIWEVGKWGREYHFSSNNNEYPCLILNEEPKRIRVTLNYEGRQVTFYDADSAAMIFECPPASFSGETLLPLFYVKRKAQLTLSP